The Raphanus sativus cultivar WK10039 chromosome 6, ASM80110v3, whole genome shotgun sequence sequence atataatttaattattttagatatctacatttgactatttatatatattttcaattatttaaaccaatttacaAGTACCATATATaatctggatgtttttatatacacaaagtctaaaaaataatatatatatatatatatatgtttaagtatataaatctatttataatatattcatgtatttgaaatacttcggttctgatcggattcggtttcggttttttaaataccaaattttgatagttagttaattttggttcgtgtatttctttttggatcgggatcggttcgaCTTTTTAGATTCAGACTTTTTGCctaactctaatattgacatgaaaataacatgtttataaaaatatacacccgcacagacatgcggatcaaaatctagtaaacaAAATCGTAgtatagtaatttttttttctgaacaacaTGATTTAAAAGGCCTCAGGCCCGAAAGTTGAACAGATAAAAGAGAGAGGCTTTGGCTAAATAGTCCGCCAACCTATTATCTTCTCTTGGAACAAACGaaaaacaacagaaaaaaaaaggatgagtGAGCAATTCGATGTCCGACAAAATTGCGTAGAGGTTCATCGGCTTGGTGATCGAATCTATCGTTTTGATAAGCGATAAGGAGTCTGATCCGAGTATAGTAATTCATACGAGGAAATTATGGACCCTGAGATCAACATTTTCTCTGAGAAAACATATGAGGAAAAAGACAACAAAGGCTTCGAATGGTAATGCAAGAAATTACACTGCACCATAgttaatagtaatatttttttacatatatttatgtatccgtcttttttttgtttgctattAGACTGCACAATTGTTTTGCATATTGCCATTATTTGGAATTAAAGAGTGAGAAAACTTGTTGTTTTCTACGTCGAATCTTGTATTTAGTTTAGGTGTGTTTGCAAATCGCAAATGTTTCTTATTTATCACTAAGCTTGTTTTGTTGTTTGCTAGTGCAACACTTGGACatccaaatttattaattatcatcGTCTCGTTTTTGTTTAAATCTGGTACAGCACAGCTTAAAACTGATCACAGTCGGAATGCAAAAGAGAGTCAATTGTGTTAGGGACATGATGAGATATCATGTGCCTGTTGGGAGGTGGAGATTGTTCGGGTCCGTGATATGATTATTATCTTACATGGTCCAGCTCCATTAAAGTGAGACAACCGACTATTCatcaattattttatgaatttataaactatagtctttttacatatatttgacAACCAAAAAGTTACCAAATTTCCCTGTATGGTcaatttgaaccaaaaaaaaaaattcttcaaaatCAAAACCTGAATACATCAAAAGAGGCCTTTCCTTTCTGCTATACAGATTAAAAAGCGTTGTCGCAAAAagggaaataaaataaaaagtttcttttgtcttttcttctgtatccacaaaaaaaaaaaatggcgaCTGTTCCTGACACTGAAGAATCGAGAACTGTTGTCGAAGAAGATCACGAGCACGACTCGTTGAAGAAGCTAGCGACCTCATTTCTAGGCCTGAGCTTCTCGGTGATGCTAGCTCACCTCCCCAGCGACGCGCTGTCCCTGGTCCCGCGGCTGAGGACGGAGGTCGACGAGCTGAAACAGCGGCTCGCGGCGGCGGAGGAGCAAGTCCGCCAGATGAAATGTCGGCGCGTGGAGGACTCGAAAGCGAACGCGCGCGTGGTGGAGATCTTCGCCAGCAACAGGAACGCGTGGCAGGAGGAGGAGAAGCGTCTGCAGAACCGGATTCACgagatggaggaggagaggGAGGAGTTCGTGGACAGGATACGCGAGCTGGAGAGAGAAGTGGGCGAGAGGGATGAGATGATTGGGTTTATGTCGAGAAGAGGGGTTCAGGAAGATGATGATTCCACCGAAGGTTACGGTGCGGATCTCCACACTGTATCTTTTTCTCCCCCTACAGCTTATCCAAGCTCTCATCAGTTGTGGGCGGAGTCTCACAACACTAACCCTTTTCaggtttggtttttgtttttgtttttccttttttaaaccggtttttgtttttcttatttcatGATACTGACAGAGACTTagggtttatatatatttttttctttttcttttgtcaaaccggtttttgtttttcttatttcatGATACTTGATGGTTAACAGAGATTCagggtttatatatttttttctttttttgtaggaTGTAGAGTATGAATCTTTGGAATCTATGTACCATATGAAGCAATTTGTGCCAAGgtaacagattttttttttgaattgaattttttttttgtgatgatCAGCATTGTAACCTTATCTTTTCATTTCATAAAAGGGAATCACCATGGAAGATAGATAGTGAAGCAACAGGTGTTTCTGCCAAGCTGAGGTTACTAGAAGAGGAACTAGTAAATCTTGAGAAAGTTTGTCCTAGTGACATTTCAAAGGTCTCGTCTTTGTTGAGAAAACAGGCAAATAGGTATCAAGCTCTCTCAGGGAAGATCGATGATCTATGCAGAAGAATGGTACTAAgttgtaacatttatataacaCATTCTTGAGTTCCCTCAAGAGCTAACAAAAGGGCTTCTGCtatatgtttctttctttgtcaGCAGAGTAGTGATCCTTGCGATGCGACACTAGGACCCGAGTTCAGGACACAAAGACAAACCGAGTTTCTGCTCGAGTGTTTCAGATTTCAGCAGCGAGCATCAGAGACGGGGCAGAAGCTAGTTGCATTGCAGACGGAAATCACAAGGAGCAACCAAGGAGATCAACTTAACCAAGCCAAGATGAACACAAGAAGGTCACTGGATTTGATCAAGAACAACTTGAAAGAAGTTCAGAGAAACCTCGAGATTTGGCTGGCTAGGATCATTGGAGATCTCGAAGGCATACTTGCTAGAGACGGTGCTTCGCGTGTAAGAGAATTCTACGTTGCCCGTTACCCTTTTGTTCAGTAGAATCAGAACATCTCTGTTCTGTACCTTTTTAAGTCTAATTcgctgttttttttaattgtttcttttgcttttgAGAAGTTTTATATGTTCTGTAACCGTAGTTAACATGCAAAAGATCACTGTAGAAATCTAGATTCGGGCTGATGAATAAACAGATTGTGTAATAACTTGATCTGATGTGAGAGATGTAAAGCTCTAAAAAGAGTTTGTTTGATGGGAGATAGACAGAGAGAGACAATGTATCTATTCTATACCGAAATGGAAACATAATCTTCTAATACACAGTCCATTGGCTCTGGTTTTGTTCTGAGTTTATGAActggaaggagaagaagatgagggTTCACTATCATAACCTAGACGGATTCTGGTCGGTAGAGGTCTAGCTATCAGTCCTTCGGTAACCCAACCCACCGTTTCACTGTCTTCTTTGGCCAGTTCAAACTCCCTTCGCACATAATCTAAAGAAATGTGAAGGCGACCACCCGGTTTGCAGTCTGAGTAAGTGTTTGTAGCTTCGATCCCAGCATTCTTCTCTAGCCAGTAGAGGTAGTTCACTTGAAACAACGACCTGAGCATGTCTTGTGGCGACGAGCTTTCCTTGAGCGTCACCTGACAAATTACAAGAGGAGATGGTGAGAGATTCTGCCTGATAACAAATGATGAAAATGGTTTTATTTATTGCTTACGCAGAATCTGCCTTTGTGTTCTGTAAGGATGTATCCCTCATCGCGATACAGATCAAAGAGTGCTattgcttcttctttgttgTGGATAACCTCGCTTAGCTTCGAACCTAGCTGAAGCCGTTCCTCTAtgtctgctgctgctgcttttgCTTCTGATGACAAGACAAATTCTTGCAGCTGAATAAAGCAGATTACAAAGAATCAGACTATCAAGCATTGTCTCTTTATCCAAGAAAGTTTTGGATAAGGAGAATGGTATTCTTCACCtttttaggagattttatgtttaaaaaccGAACAGCTGGGAAGACTGGTTCTTCGTCGTTGACCTCCTTGACTAGAGGAGCTTGGCCGCTGATGAGATATTCACTAAAAACCAAACCTGTACAGTAAACAGAGAGATGTTTACTTCTAGGGCTCTCAGAGGAGTTTGATGAAATACTGAAGGAACTGGGCTGGCTGCAGTTGAGAGACATACTTGCACGATATGGGTTTAGAGTACGGAGTTGGATGCACTGGTAAGATTTGAAATTGGTATACATATGGATCGATGTCACAACACCAAATGCAGCAAGTGCAAGACTTGTTGATGTTCCTATGCTATTGGCAATAACAATTCCAAGCAAGATACCCATTGACTTGCTCACCATTCCTTGAGCTTCACCTTTGGCAATTACCTACAAAAGAAGCAGTTGATGATGCACACAATACTTgaaggatatatatattttaaccgTAGTAGAACCTCAGCAAAGTTCCTTTGAGAAGCAAAGCCAGCATTAAAGCAACTTTTAGTAGCAGCCTGGAGAGAAAAGCAAAAAAGACAAGGTCAATGGTAAACACACAATGATGGTTTGAGAAAGTTAAAAGAAAGAACCTGGATCAATGCAGCAGCAGAGCGGCCAGCACCAGCGGCAGCACCAATCATAACAAAGAAATGAGGGAAGAGGGGTGTAAGCATCTCCATACCAAAGGCAGCGTtttcaagaagatcagcaaaGAGTCTCCATCCTTTGGGATGAACATCGAAATGGCGTCCGTATTGGGACAACATAATCTTACTGAGATACCCAATCCCATCTTTAAGCACCCAGTTGATCGCTGCAGCTGTAGGGATCGCTCCTTTACCCAACCCAACTGCATAAAGCAAAGACTACCAccccaaacaaacaaaaaaaaaaacaatgagcACCAGGTGCTCGTGAAAATGCCTAAGAGAGATAATAAATAAACGTAACCTGAGTGGCGAGGACGCCGCTGATTTGGCTAGCGATTCCTTGAACGCCTCTCCAGAGAGAGTAGTCGAGGTAATCGGAGGTGACGCTGTTAGGGTAACCTTCGGGGAGGAGGAACTGAATCAGAAGGTTTCTACACTGGGCGAGGAGATTCTCAGGAGTCAGAGAAGATGATAAATCCAAGGCGGGTTCTTTAGAGACGACGAACTCATCTTCGACGTAATCCGGGACAAGCCGCTTCCTTTTGCTTCCTCTCACTTCCCAAACCGTATCTTCCGTCTCCTCGGGAGCTCTGGCTATGGCGAAAGCAGCAGACAATCGCAGCTGGAAGAAGCAGGACAAGACCAAGAACAACAGCAAGCAGAGAAATCTAAAAGGGTGCGAAGAAGAAGAGTCGTCATCAGAAGAATTATCGCCACCGTTAAACCACCAACCGCCGTCTCCCCCGCCGGAGGAGCCATTTCCGTTATCATTGTTGCCGATATCTCCAGCAAACAGTGAAGAAAAGCAGCAGCTTCTCGTCCCTAGCGATTGGTTAGTGAAGCTCTCATTAGCAGCAGTGGCGATGACTAATCGAGGGAACTGCGAAAGCGAGGGAAGCGGTGGTGGCCGGAGCGATTGCCGTGGGAGAAGTAAACGCTGCCGGAAAGAAACATCGTTCCAACGTCGCGACGCGACGGAAGCGTCTCCAGTAAATAGATAAGAGCAGctcatcttcctcttctccaCGACTTCCAAGTATATTTCAAAACCCCATTTTtctcattattatatattttttttttaccttttctaAATAGAGACCGCATAAAATTAGGGTTCTGGTGATATATATCAAAAAAGCCCCAAATTATTCCCGCCATTTTTGTGTGTGTAAAATTAGGGATTTCAATTCAAAGATGGCGAAGAAGGGGATAGAGAATCTGTGGAGAGAAGTGAGGGAGCTGAGTTTGGGAACCGAGACCGATCGCCTCGACTCTCCTCCCTCTCCGCTCCACTTCCTCCGAGACTACGTCTCTCAGAGCAAGCCCTGCGTGATCTCCAACGCGATCCCTCACTGGCCGGCTCTAAACCTCTGGTCCGATCCCGCTTACCTCGCCGGAACTTTGTCCAACGACCTCGTCTCGCTTCATCTCACTCCCAACGGCTCCGCCGACGCCGTCACTCCGATTAGCAGCGACGACGGAGGAGATCTCTGTTTCGCTTCGGCTCACGTGGAGAAGCTCCCGTTCCCTGAGGCTCTTCGCGCCGTTCGATCCTCATCGTCCAAGGGGGAGGAGAAGAAGGTCGGGTATTTGCAGCAGCAGAACGATTGTTTTAGAACGGAGTATTCGACCGTTGCTAAGGACTGCGACGGAGACATCCCGTGGGCTACGGAGGCGCTGGGGTGCTCCCCGGAAGCTGTGAACCTTTGGATAGGCACTGGTCTCTCCGTGACTTCTTTTCACAAAGACCACTACGAGAATCTATACGCCGTCGTTTCGGGGGAGAAGCATTTCCTTCTCCTTCCTCCCACCGATGTGCACCGCCTCTACGTGCAGCGATATCCAGCTGCCAATTACAATTACAATCGAGTCTGTGAGAATCTCAGATCAAGTTTCAGTTGGCTTTGTTTACTAGGATTTGGAAGCGGGTAGATGAGATAAAAAGTTTGGA is a genomic window containing:
- the LOC108808890 gene encoding protein root UVB sensitive 1, chloroplastic, giving the protein MSCSYLFTGDASVASRRWNDVSFRQRLLLPRQSLRPPPLPSLSQFPRLVIATAANESFTNQSLGTRSCCFSSLFAGDIGNNDNGNGSSGGGDGGWWFNGGDNSSDDDSSSSHPFRFLCLLLFLVLSCFFQLRLSAAFAIARAPEETEDTVWEVRGSKRKRLVPDYVEDEFVVSKEPALDLSSSLTPENLLAQCRNLLIQFLLPEGYPNSVTSDYLDYSLWRGVQGIASQISGVLATQSLLYAVGLGKGAIPTAAAINWVLKDGIGYLSKIMLSQYGRHFDVHPKGWRLFADLLENAAFGMEMLTPLFPHFFVMIGAAAGAGRSAAALIQAATKSCFNAGFASQRNFAEVIAKGEAQGMVSKSMGILLGIVIANSIGTSTSLALAAFGVVTSIHMYTNFKSYQCIQLRTLNPYRASLVFSEYLISGQAPLVKEVNDEEPVFPAVRFLNIKSPKKLQEFVLSSEAKAAAADIEERLQLGSKLSEVIHNKEEAIALFDLYRDEGYILTEHKGRFCVTLKESSSPQDMLRSLFQVNYLYWLEKNAGIEATNTYSDCKPGGRLHISLDYVRREFELAKEDSETVGWVTEGLIARPLPTRIRLGYDSEPSSSSPSSS
- the LOC108808899 gene encoding lysine-specific demethylase JMJ32, yielding MAKKGIENLWREVRELSLGTETDRLDSPPSPLHFLRDYVSQSKPCVISNAIPHWPALNLWSDPAYLAGTLSNDLVSLHLTPNGSADAVTPISSDDGGDLCFASAHVEKLPFPEALRAVRSSSSKGEEKKVGYLQQQNDCFRTEYSTVAKDCDGDIPWATEALGCSPEAVNLWIGTGLSVTSFHKDHYENLYAVVSGEKHFLLLPPTDVHRLYVQRYPAANYNYNRDTEEFKLEIEQPVRHVPWCSVDPYPSPEREASERLKYPLFFNGPKPFHCTVKAGEVLYLPSMWFHHVSQTPGDGGYTIAVNYWYDMQFDVKYAYFNFLQSLSYESSSLNPVLSWREDEDTESGDSDV
- the LOC108808896 gene encoding uncharacterized protein LOC108808896 isoform X1 codes for the protein MATVPDTEESRTVVEEDHEHDSLKKLATSFLGLSFSVMLAHLPSDALSLVPRLRTEVDELKQRLAAAEEQVRQMKCRRVEDSKANARVVEIFASNRNAWQEEEKRLQNRIHEMEEEREEFVDRIRELEREVGERDEMIGFMSRRGVQEDDDSTEGYGADLHTVSFSPPTAYPSSHQLWAESHNTNPFQDVEYESLESMYHMKQFVPRESPWKIDSEATGVSAKLRLLEEELVNLEKVCPSDISKVSSLLRKQANRYQALSGKIDDLCRRMQSSDPCDATLGPEFRTQRQTEFLLECFRFQQRASETGQKLVALQTEITRSNQGDQLNQAKMNTRRSLDLIKNNLKEVQRNLEIWLARIIGDLEGILARDGASRVREFYVARYPFVQ
- the LOC108808896 gene encoding uncharacterized protein LOC108808896 isoform X2, whose protein sequence is MATVPDTEESRTVVEEDHEHDSLKKLATSFLGLSFSVMLAHLPSDALSLVPRLRTEVDELKQRLAAAEEQVRQMKCRRVEDSKANARVVEIFASNRNAWQEEEKRLQNRIHEMEEEREEFVDRIRELEREVGERDEMIGFMSRRGVQEDDDSTEGYGADLHTVSFSPPTAYPSSHQLWAESHNTNPFQDVEYESLESMYHMKQFVPRESPWKIDSEATGVSAKLRLLEEELVNLEKVCPSDISKVSSLLRKQANRYQALSGKIDDLCRRMSSDPCDATLGPEFRTQRQTEFLLECFRFQQRASETGQKLVALQTEITRSNQGDQLNQAKMNTRRSLDLIKNNLKEVQRNLEIWLARIIGDLEGILARDGASRVREFYVARYPFVQ